DNA from Actinoplanes sp. SE50/110:
ACGTCGTGCCCGGTCGCGCTCAGCAACCGGCCGACCGCCTGCCGGACGTCGACGTCGTCCTCGATCACCAACACCTGGGGCATTGCCTCACCGTATCGCTCGTGCAGAATACGACCATGGGCCGGAGCTGGAGTTATGTTGCGGGGTGGCTCGCGGTGACGATCACCGCGGTCGCCGTCTCCTGGTTCGGTGTCCGGCTCGGCGTGGCTCCGGCGATCACGGACGAGCCTCCGGTGGCGATCGACGTGAACCGCCGTTACACCGAGATCCGGTTCGGGCTCGCGGAGTCCGCGACGCCGAGCCGGGCCGCGCCCGGCCCGTCGAAGTCCCCTCCGTCGCACACCCCGGCACCGCCGGCGCACAGCCGGACGCCCAGCCGCCAGCCGAGCGCCCGGCCCCCGTCGGCACCCTCGCCGTCACCGACGCCGACGGTGGACCAGCGGCCCCGGTACCGGATCAACGCCGACGCCGGGACGATCACCGTCGCCTATTCGGCGACCCGGGTGGACGTGGTCGGCGCCGATCCACTGCCCGGTTACACGGTCGACGTCGTCCGGCGCAGCGACACCATCGTCGTGGCGCGGCTGTCCCGCCCCGGCCACACCTCGGCCATCACGGCGTACTGGAACGATGGCCCGGCGGCCCAGGTCATCGAGGACTACGGCGCATGAGACGCAGTTACGCACTGGTCGCCCTCGCCGTCACCACCCTGGTGGCGCTGGCGTTCGTCATCCCGCTCGCGCTGCTGGTGCACAGCGCCGTGCAGGACCGTGCGATGCGCGAGGCCGAACGACAGGCCCTCGGCCTCTCCGCCGTGGTGGTGGTCGCCACCGACCGCGACCTCGTCCTCAACTCGATCATGAGCACCCGCGCCGGGCAGAACGGCGAGCTCGCCGCGCACCTGCCCACCCTGGGCACCGTCGGCGTCAGCCGGGTCACGCCCGACGCCGTCATCCAGGTGCGGCAGCGGGAGACGGCCGGCACCGTCGATGTCGACGGCGGCCGGGTCTACCTGCGGCCGGTGGCGCTGCCGCAGGGACTGATCGCGGTCATCGAGGTGTTCGTCCCGGGCACGGCGCTGCGGGCCGGCGTCGGAACGGCGGTGCTGGTCCTCGTCCTGGAGGCGGTGGTGCTGGTCGGGCTCTGCATGGCGCTCGCCGACCGGCTGGCCGCCCGGATCGTCCGGTCCACCCGCGACCTGGCACGGACCGCGACCAGCCTGGGCGCGGGTCAACTGCATGCCCGGGTACGCCCCAGCGGCCCCCGCGAGATCGAGGAGGTCGGCGCGGCCCTCAACCTGCTCGCCGACCGGTTCCTGGAGCTGCTCGCGAAGGAGCGGGCGCTCGCCGCGAACCTGTCCCACCGGCTGCGGGTGCCGCTGACCGCGCTGCGACTCAACACCGAGGCGCTGACCGCCGGCGAGGACCGGGACCGCCAGCTGCGGGTCGTCGACCGGCTGGAGTACGAGATCAGCGCGGTGATCAGCGAGGCGAGCCGTCCCCTGGCCGCCCGGCCGCGCCTGCAGTGCGATCTCGGCGCCGTCGTGGCCGACCGTACCGGGTTCTGGGGCGCGCTCGCCGAGGACCAGGGCCGGCCGTGGCAGGCCGACCCGCCGCCCGACGGGCTCACCGTGCCGGCGGCCTGGTCCCGGGTCACCGAAGCGCTGGACGTCCTGCTCGGCAACGTCTTCCACCACACCGGCGAGGACGCTGCCTGCCGGGTCACCGTCGTCCGGTCGGACGGGTCGGCGACCGTGATCGTCGACGACGCCGGCCCCGGCTTCACCGACCCGGACGCCGCACTGGCCCGCGGCGCCAGCGACGCCAACTCCACCGGCCTGGGGCTCGACATCGCCCAGCGGCTCGCCGCCGACACCGGCGGCACACTGACGGTGAGCGGCAACGAATGGGGCGGCGCCCGGGTCAGCCTCACCCTGGGCACGCTGCCGGACGAGACACCGGCCGCCGCACCGCGCCGGCGCCGCTGGTGGCACGGCCTCGGCGGCGCCCACGCCCGCCGGTGACGTCGGTCGCTCCAGGCTCGCAGGCGGGTCCGCGCGGGAATTCCCGGAAGTTCGCGGTCGACCGGTAACCGCGAAGCGGCGCCGGGACCGGTCTCCAGAGATTCACCAGTCACCTTTGCAAGGGTGTGTCGAGACAGTGACAACGGGCTTCCGGGAAGGAAGAACATGGCCATTGTGGAGACGGTGGCGGCCCTGCGGGCGGCCGGCATGGTGCTGTACGCCGAGGGCGACGACCTCCGCTATCAGGCGCCGAAGGGCGTGGCCACCCCGGAACGGCTGCGCTGGCTGCGTGACCACAAACCGGACGTCCTGGCGGTGCTGCGCGCGGACGGCGACGAGTTCGGCGGCCCGCTCGCCGCCGACCCCGAGCGGGCCGGCGAGCCGTTCCCGCTGACCGAGGTGCAGTCGGCGTATCTGCTCGGCCGGGGCAGCGCGTTCGAGTTCGGCGGGGTGGCCTGCCACGGTTACCTGGAGCTGGCCGTCCCGGACTGGCCGGTTCACGAGGTGGAGGCGGCCTGGAACCGACTGGTGGCCCGGCACGCCATGCTCCGCGCGACCGTCGCGGCCGAGGGATTCCAGCAGGTCGCGGCCGAGGTGCCCCATTACCCGGTCGCACACGCGGATCTGCGTGACGCCGGGCCGGAGGCGGTCCGGGAGGCGATCGCCACCGTGCGCGAGCAGCTGTCCCACCGGGTGCGGCCCACCGATCGGTGGCCGCTGTTCGATCTGCGCGCGACCAGCACACCCGACGGTCTGCTGCTGCACTTCTCGATCGACCTGCTGATCTGCGACTACAGCAGCTTCCGGCTGCTGCTGGACGAGCTGCGGCGCGAGGTGACCGGCGAGGGCGGCGACGCCGCGCCGGCCGTCACCTTCCGCGACTACGTCCTGGCCCTGCAGGGCATCGGGGAGACGGAACGTCACCGGCGCGACCGTGAGTACTGGTTCAGCCGGGTCGACGAGCTGCCGCCCGCGCCCGAGCTGCCGGTCCGCGCGGACGCGCCACTCGCGGCGCCGCACTTCACCCGCTTCGCCACCCGGCTGGCCGGGCCCCGCTGGCAGCAACTGCACCGGCGCGCGACCGACCTGGGGATCACCGCCTCCACCGCGGTGCTGGGCGCCTACGCCGAGACGATCGGGCGGTGGAGCCGCCACCCCCGTTTCACCCTGAGCCTGACCGTGCAGAACCGGCTGCCACTGCACCCGGACGTGGCCCGGGTCATCGGCGACTTCAGCTCGGTCAGCCTTCTGGACGTGGACACGACCCCGGTCGCGGCGTTCGGCGAGCGTCTGGCCACCCTGCACGGACGGCTGTGGCAGGACCTCGATCACCGCCTCTGCGGCGGCGTCGAGGTGCTGCGGGAGATCGCGCGCCGCCGGGGCCGGGCGGCCGCGGCCCTGCCGGTGACGTTCACCAGCACGGTGAGCGGCGCCCCGACGCCCGGCGCCGGCCTGATGCCGGGAGCGCGCCTGAGGTACGGGATCAGCCAGACGCCGCAGGTGTGGATCGACTGCCAGATGATGGCGGAGGACGGCGGCCTGCTGCTGCACTGGGACGTCCGGGACGGCGTCCTGCCCGACGGGGTCGCCGCCGACATGTTCGCCGCCTTCACCGAGCTCGTCGAGCGGCTCGCCGACGGTGACGCCGTCGACGAGGCGGACCCGGTCGTGCTGCCCCGCCGGCAGCGGGAGCTGGTGGCCGCGGCCAACGACACCGCCGAGCCGCGGGTGCGCGGGCCCCTGCACGCGGCGTTCCTGGACCGGGCGCGCCGCGACCCCGGACGGGTCGCCGTGATCGCGGCCGGGTGCACGCTGACCTACGGCGAGCTGCTCGCCCGGGCCGAGTCGCTGGCCGGGCTGCTGCGCGACGCCGGGTGCGAGCCGGGCGAGCGGGTCGGGGTCGTCGCCCCCAAGGGCGCGGACCAGGTCGTGGCGGTGCTGGGAATCCTGCTCGCCGCGGCCGCCTACCTGCCGGTCGATCTGGGGCAACCGGCCCGGCGGCGGGACACGATCCTGCGCGACGCCGGGGCCCGGTTCGTCGTCACCGACGCGGTCCACGCCGGGGAGCTGGCCGGGTCGGGCGTGGTCACGATCGAGGCGGATCGGCTGCCCGCGACACCGGCCCGGCCGGCCGAGGCGCCCGGGCCCGTCGGGGGCGACCTGGCGTACGTCATCTACACCTCGGGGTCCACCGGGACGCCCAAGGGCGTCATGATCAGCCACGAGGCGGCCCGCAACACGGTCGACGACATCAACCGGCGCTTCGGCGTCGGCGCCGACGACCGGGTCCTCGGGCTCGCGCAGCTCGGCTTCGACCTGTCGGTCTACGACGTGTTCGGCCCGTTGTCGGTGGGCGGCGCCCTGGTGCTGCCGCAGGCCGAACGGCGCGGGGACCCGTCGCACTGGGCCGAGTTGATGGTCACCGAGCGGGTCAGCGTGTGGAACTCGGTGCCCGCCCAGATGCAGCTGTTGACCGAGTATCTGGCGGCGGCGCCCGGCCACGACCTGAGCCGGCTGCGGGTGGTCATGCTCTCCGGCGACTGGATCCCGGTCACCCTGCCCGACACCGTGCGCCGCCACGCCCCCTCGGCCGAGGTGATCAGCCTGGGCGGGGCGACCGAAGCCTCGATCTGGTCGATTCACCACCGTGTCGGCGCGGTCGACCCGGACCAGCCGAGCATCCCGTACGGCCGACCGCTGGCCAACCAGAGCTTCCACGTCTTCGACGACGTGCTGCGGGAGTGCCCGGAGCTGGTGGTCGGCGAGCTGTACATCGGCGGCGCCGGCGTGGCCCTCGGCTACCTCGGCGACGCGGCGCGCACGGCCGAACGGTTCGTCGACCACCCGCGCGACGGACGGCGGCTGTACCGCACCGGCGACCTCGGCCGGCGGCTTCCCGACGGGGAGATCGAGTTCCTCGGGCGCGAGGACGGCCAGATCAAGATCCGCGGGCACCGCATCGAGGTCGCCGAGATCGAGGCGGCACTGCTCGCCCACCCCGGAGTGCAGGCGGCCGCGGTGATCCCGTACGACGACGAGGCCGGACGCCATCTCGCCGCCTTCGTCGAACCCGCGGCGGCGGACCGCGCCCCGCTGCCGGAGCGGCTGCCCGAGACCATGGCCGCGGCGGCCGCGGCGCGCATCGGCGCCGTCGACCGGGGTCGGGTCGCCGAGATGGTGGAGCTGCTCGACCGTGCCGCCCTGCAGTCGATCAGCCGACTGCTGGTGGACTGCGGGCTGTTCGCCGGTGTCGGGAGCCGGCACAGCGACCAGGAGATCATCGAGACGGTCAAGGCCGCTCCGGCGAACCATTATCTGGTGCGACGATGGCTGGGCGCCCTGGAGCACGAGGGCCTCGTCCGACGGGACCCGGACACCGGCGCGTACCACGGCCTGACCCGGCCGGACGAGGCCGCGGCGAAGCGCCTGCGGGACCGCGTCGACGTCCTGGAACCGGCCGTCCGGTGGGGCGCCGAGCTGGTGCGCTATCACCGGACCTCCGAGGAGAACCTGCAGGCGCTGGTCCGCAACGACATCGACCTCAAGACGCTGCTGTTCCCGCACGGGCGGCTCGACACCGCCGAGGCCGCGTACCGCGACAACCTGATCAGCCGCTACAACAACGCGGCCGTCATCGCCGCGCTGCGCACGATCGCCACCGGGCACTCCGGCGGTGGCCCGCTGCGGATCCTGGAGATCGGCGCCGGGGTCGGCGGCACCAGCACCGAGCTGATCCCCGCGCTGGACGACCTCGCCGTCGAGTACCTGTTCACCGACCTCTCGCACTTCTTCCTCAATGCGGCGGCCGAGCGCTTCGCGGCCTACCCCTGGGTCCGGTTCGGGCTGTTCGATCTCAACGCCGACCACGTCGAGCAGCAGATGCCGGACAACGGGTTCGACGTGATCCTGCTGGCCAACGTGCTGCACAACGCGGTGCACGCCGGCCGGGCGCTGGAGCTGCTGAAGGGGTTGGTGCGGCCCGGTGGCTGGCTCGTCTTCATCGAGGCCACCCGCGACGCGTACCACGTGATGACCTCGATGGAGTTCAATGCCGGGCTCACCGGGTTCGAGGACGAGCGGCGGGAGACCGGGACCACGTTCGTGCCCCGCGACCGGTGGCTGTCCCTGCTCGACGAGGCCGGCGCCGAGGTGGTGGCCACACTGCCGGCCGCCGACGACGCCCTGTCGCTGATCGGGCAACACGTCTTCGTGTCCCGGTTCAAGGCCGACCGCGCGCCGGTGGAGGTCGCGGACGTACAGCGGCACCTGGCCGAACGCCTGCCGGAGTACATGCTTCCGGCCCAGCTGCACACCCTCGACCGGATCCCGCTGACCGGCAACGCCAAGGTGGACCGCGGGCGGCTGGCCCGGTGGACGGTCCGCGGCGGGCGGCACGCGGCCGGCTCGGCGGCGTCGGCGCCCGCCGACGAGACCGAACGGCTGCTGGCCGACATCTGGTGCGCGATCCTGCCGGTCACCCGGATCGGCCGGGACACCGACTTCTTCGCCGCGGGTGGCGACTCGCTGCTCGTCGCCCAGCTGGTCGGGCGGATCCGGGACCGGGTGCCGGCCGCCCGCGACGTCGAGTGGGACCACCTGCTGCGCCGGGTGCTGAACCGGCCGACGATCGCCGACATCGCGGCCTACCTGCGCTCGCTCGAGTCGTCCGGGCCGGCGCCGGCCCCGTCGTCGCTGGTCTCCGTGGGCGACCGGGCCCGCCGGCCCGCCGCCGGCCCCGGGCAGCCGCTGCATGTGCTCGTGCACGACGGCACCGGCACCCTGATCCCCTACCGGGCGCTGGTCCGGGAGCTCTCCCCCGACGTGCCGATGGCCGGCCTCGTCCTCGACGACGAGCAGGAGTACCTCGACAGCGACCCGCACACGCTGACCGGCACGCTGGCCCGGCGGCACGCCGCCACCCTGGTCGCGGCCGGCCACGAGGAGGTCCACCTGATCGGTTACTGCATGGGCGGGCTGCTCGTCACCGAGCTGGCCACCCGGCTGACGGCGGCCGGCATCCGGGTCGCCGCGACCACGATCGTCAGCAGTTACCGGGTGCCCTACCTGGTCGAGGACGACCTGCTGGCCGAGTACATCTTCGCCCGGGTGATGCGAGCCGACCCGATCCGGCTCGGTTACCCGGCCGACGAGACCGAGACCCGGCGGATCGTCGCCGGGGCGGTCGCCCGCCACGGCGGGCGGGTCCCGGAGGGCAGCCTGCTCGAGCCGGGTGAAAACGGCGTACGCCCGGAGACGGTCGCCGGATTCCGGCGCCTGGCCGCGATGGACCCCGATGAGCGGCTGACCGCGATCGGGGCGGCCATGCCGGTCTCCGACGCCGGGCTGACCTCCGTGGACCGGCTGCGCCGCCAGTTCCGGATCGTCAAGCACAGCCTGGTCGCGGTCGCCTCGCACCGGCCCACGCCGTACGACGGTCCGGTGACCTTCGTCCGGCAGAGCGGTGAGGCGCAGGTCTTCCCGGGGATGCACCGCGACATGAGCGACTACTGGCGCGACGTGTGCACCGGTGAGCTGCGCATCGTCGACGTTCCCGGTGATCACTTCACCTGCATGCGACCACCGAACGTGCCGGCCGTGGCCCGGGCCGTGCGCCTCGCCGTGCCGCGGGGCGAGCATGCGTGAGCCGGCCCTGGTCGGGGTGCTCGGTGCCGGCGGCGCGGTGGGCACGGTCGCGGTGACCTGCCTGCTCACCGGGGGTGGCGTCCGGGTGAGGGCCGGTTGCCGCCGCCCGGGCCCGGCGCGGGCCGGGGTGCGGCCGGTGGCCGTGGACGTGACCGACCCGGCCACGGTGCGGCGCTTCGCCACCGGCTGCCGTCTCGTCCTGGACTGCACGGCCCCGGCGTACACGCTGATGGACCGGGTGCGCGCCGCCGTCGTCGACGCGGGCGCCGACTACGTGTCGGTGATGGACGACGGGCGGACGCCGCCCCCGCCCGCCGGGCGCACCGTCGTGCTGGCCGCGGGCGTCTCGCCGGGTCTGTCCGGGATGCTGCCGCGCCTGCTGGCCGAGGGACTCACCGGGCCGCTGAGCTTCACCGGGGCGTACGCGGGCCTCGGTGGCCTCACCGCCGGCGCCGCCGCCGACTACCTGCTCAGTCTGGACGCCGGGTACGGCGTCGCGCTGGCCGGCTGGCACGGGCGGGAGGTGCCGCGGGCGCTGCAGGTCGACGAGGACTTCCGGGTGCCGACTGTCGACCGGGCGCTGACCGGATATCCGTACCTGACCGCGGAGCTGCGCCGGCAGGCGCTCATGCTGCCGCTGGCCCGGGCGTCGTGGTTCAACGCCTTCGACGGCCCGCACCTGCTGGCCGCGACGACCCGGCGACGCGGGGCCGGGCCGCCCGGCGCGGAGGCGATCGCCGAGCTCGTCCGGGCGAGCCGGCTCGACGCCGCCGGCCGTCGCCCCTACCAGGTGTTGCACGGCGAGCTCGACGGATACACCGACGACGGCCGGCCGGTGCACCGCTCGGCGGTGATCCGCGGGACGGACGGCTCCGCCCTGACCGGTGTGGTCGCGGCCGAGGCGGTGCTGTCCGTGCTGGGCGGGCAGGTGCGGCCCGGTGTCCGGTACGCCTCGGACGTCGTCGACTCGCGGCGGCTACTGGCCGCCCTTCAGCGCCGTCTGCCGGATACGGTGGTGCGGTTCACCGGGGACGTCCCGTGTTCGACGGCATCGGCGGAGCAGGTCGAAGGCGTCCTCTAACGGTAGGGGGTACCGAGCAGTATGCAGTCTTCCCCGTCGCGTGGCGGCCGGATGGGACGCCCTCCCCGCCTGTCCCGGGAGGCCATCGTCGAGGCCGCCAAGCGGATCCTCGCCGAGGAGGGTGCCAAGAACCTCTCGATGCGCCGCGTCGCCAAAGACCTCGAGAGCACCCCGATGGCGCTCTACCACCACGTCAAGGACAAGGACGAGCTCCTGCTCCTGCTGCTGGAGGCGCACGCCGGGCAGTTCCCGCGCACCGACATGCCGGATGACCCGCGCGACCACCTGATCAAGGCCGCCCAGCTGTTGTACGACATCCTGGCCGACTGCCCGTGGATCGTCGAGGTGCTCGCCTCCGACGACCTGATGGCGGTGTCCGCCCTGTGGATAGTGGAGAATATCATCGATGGCGCCGTGCGCTGCGGCATGACGCCCGAAGAAGCCGTGTACGCCTATCGGGTGATCTGGTATTACACCGCCGGTGAACTGATGCTGCGCGTCGCTCGGGAACAGCGTTACGCCCGACCCGACGCCGGCGCACATCGGGAGAAGGCATTCGCGAACCTGGACCCCGAGCAGTTCCCGCGCCTGTCCTCACTGTCCGAACTGTGGCCGGCCCTGACCTCGCGCGACATGCACCGGCCGGGGCTGATCGCGATCGTCGACGGGCTGCTGCGCCAGACCGTCGGACGCTGACCGGGAAGGGGTGATCATCGCGTACGGGAAATTGTCGTCCAGATTTCCTTTAGAAGGTCGCATGGTCACCTTCCATAGCATCGAAGAGCGCCTGATTCCCGCATTTTTGGCAGCGCTCTGGAGGAATTGTGACCACCGCACCCCTCGATCTCGCCGCGCTCGGCGACGATTTCGCCCGCGATCCGTACCCCGTCTACACCCGGTTGCGTGAGCAGGGCCCCGTTCACCGGGTCTGGATGCCGGAGGGCGCCGAGGTGTGGCTCGTCGTCGGCTACGACGAGGCCCGCGCGGCGCTCAGCGACACCCGGCTGTCGAAGCAGTGGCACTCCGCGAGCGAGTCGTTCCCGATCAAGAGCCCGTCCGGCAGCCACATGATGAACTCCGACCCGCCACAGCACACCCGACTGCGCCGCCTGGTCGCCGGCGAGTTCACCCCGCGCCGGGTGGAGGCGTTGCGCGAGCGGGTCCAGCAGCTCACCGACGAGTTGCTGGAGGCGGTGCTGGCCCGGCCGGGCGACCGATTCGACCTGGTCGACGACTTCGCGTTCCCGCTGCCGATGGCCGTCATCTGCGAGCTGCTGGGGGTGCCGTTCCTGGACCGCGCGGAGGTGCGCCGCTGGGCCGACGCTGCGGTCTCCTCCAGCGTTCCGGCCGAGCGGCAGGCCGCCGCGCGCGACGCCGCCCGCTTCATCGACGCGCTCATCGAGCAGAAGCGCGCCGAGCCCGGGCCCGACCTGCTCAGCGCGCTGATCCGGACCACCGACACCGACGGCGACCGGCTCAGCGCCGACGAGCTGCGCGGCACGGTCTTCCTGCTGATCGTGGCCGGGCACGAGACCACCACCAACCTGATCGGCAACGGCGCGTATGCCCTGATGGCCCATCCGGACCAGATGGCGGCGTTGCGGGCCGATCCCGGTCTGCTCGACGGTGCCGTCGAGGAGATGCTGCGCTACGACGGCCCGGTGGAGAGCGCGACGTTCCGCTTCGCCCTCGAACCGATCTCGATCGGCGACGTGAAGATCGCGCCGGGCGAGGCGGTCATGGTCGCCCTGAACTCCGCCAACCGCGACGCCGGCCGCTTCGCCGACCCCGAGCGCTTCGACATCCGCAGGGCCACCACCGGCCACGTCGCGTTCGGCCACGGCATCCACCACTGCCTGGGCAACGCGCTGGCCCGGATGGAGGTCCGCATCGCGTTCGCCGGCCTGCTGCGAGCCTTCGCCCGTCTGGAGCTGGACGCACACCCGGCCGCGCTGGCGTGGCGTCACGGCATCCTGGTCCGCGGGCCGCACCACCTGCCGGTGCGGTTCACCCGGGCCTGACCGGCGGGCCCGCTCCGGTGCTGGAGCGGGCCCGCCCCGGCTCAGGCCGTGGCCAGGAACTCCCGCAGGATCCCGGTCACGTGCTCCGGGGACTCCTGCTGGACCCAGTGGCCGGCACCCGGAACGACGACCGTTCCCCGGTGGCCGGGTGCGAGGGCGGCGACCGCGGCGTCCATCGCCGCCACCCCGGTGAAGGCCTTGTCCCGCTCGCCGATGACGAACAGGGCCGGCACGGTGATGACGGCGCCGTCGTACACGGCGGTCAGCTCCCAGTTGCGGTCCAGGTTGCGGTACCAGTTGAGGCCGCCGGTGAAGCCGGACCCGGTGAACGCCTCGACGTAGGCCGCGATGTCCGCCTCGGTCAGCCACGGCGGCAGGGTGACCGGCGGCTCGGGCGCCAGGTCCAGGAACCCGCCGCCGGGCGGCACCAGGGGCGCCACCGGACCGGCGTCGGCCGGTCGGCTGCCCGAGGCACCGAACAGCATCCGGCGGAACGTCGTGCCGAGGTCCTTGCCGAATTCGGCCTCGGCCACGCCCGGCGTCTCGAAGTAGTTCCAGTAGAACCGGCCGCCGAACCGCTCCCGGGCCGCGAGCAGCGGCGGCTGCGGGCCGCGCGGCGCCAGCGGCGGCACGCTGACGCCGGCCACCGCGCGCACCATGTCGGGCCGCATGGTGGCGACCGCCCAGGCGACCAGGGCACCCCAGTCGTGCCCGACCACGAACGCCTGCTTCTCGCCGAGCGCCCGGATCAGGCCGACGACGTCACCGGCCAGCTGCGGCAGCGTGTACGCCTCGACGTCGGCGGGACGGTCGCTGCGGCCGTAGCCGCGCTGGTCCGGCGCGACCACGCGGTAGCCGGCGGCGGCCAGGCCGGCGAGCTGGTGACGCCACGAGTACCAGAACTCCGGGAACCCGTGCAGCAGCACCACCAGGGGCCCGGTGCCCTGCTCCGCCACGTGCAGACGGACTCCACTCAGTGCGACGTCGTGATGTTCGATCACTTCCCGGCCTCCTGCCGTCGTGTCCGATCCGGTCCGCGGGCCGCGGCCCAGAGCAGTCGCGGTGTCAGCAGCGCCGACACCGGCTTCGCCAGGGCGATGACGTCCACGAGCGCCCGAGCCACCGGCGGGCGGGCGGTCGCGACGTGGGTGATCCGGTCGGCGTACCGGTTCTGGAGACGTCCGGCCGGGCCGGGCCGCGGGCCGAGCACCCGCGGATGACGCAGGTCGTCGCTGACCGACAGGTCCCAGGCGTCGCGGCCGCGCCGCCGGACGGCGCGCTGCACGCGGCCGGCCAGGCCCGGCGTGTTGCCGTGCCGCCCGACGCCGGCGGCCAGCGCGGCCACCCCGAACGCCGCCACCGACATGCCGTGCGCATGCGCCGGGTTCAGCACCGCCGCCGCGTCGCCGACCGCCACGAACCGCTCCGGCCAGGTCGGCAGCCGCTCGAAGAGCGAACGGCGGTTGACCAGGCCCCGGAACCCGCGCGCCGGACCGACCGGCTGCGCGGCGGCGAGGGCGTCGGCGATCCCCGGGTGGGGCAGCTGCTTGGCGAAGGCGAGGAACTCGGCGTCGCCGGTCGGCGGCTCCGAGCCGCGCATGCCGATCATCGTGGCGGTCATCAGGCCGTCCTCGATCGGCAGCAACACGCCGCCGACCGCGTCACCGGTCACGTTGGCGATCATGACGATCGCCGGTGGGCGCCGGCCCGGGGGCAGGCCGGCGTCGAAGATCCTGGTCGCATACGCCGTGCCGGCGTCGACCACCTCGTCCGGCACCTCGGGCAGACCGACCTCCCGCAGCCAGGAGGCGACCCGGCTGGACCGCCCGGTCGCGGCGACCACGAAGTCGGCGGCGACCGTGGACCGTTCGCCGGTGCGCCGATCGCGCAGCACCGCACCGTCGATCGCGGCCGGCCCGCCGAGCAGCCCCACGACGTCGTGCGCGCCGAGCACGTCGATCCGGTGCCGGGCCAGCACCCGGTCACGGACCACCCGGTCGAGCAGATCACGTCCGCAGCAGACGACGTACTCGTCGTGGGGTGTGCGGGGCAGCCAGCCGTACTTGGTCAGGAAGGCCACCTCGGTCGGTGCGGCCAGGAAGTGCGCGCCGGCGCCGCGCAGGTCGGCGAGCACCCCGGGCACGAGGCGCTCCATCGCCCGGGCGCCCGCGCCCATCAGCAGGTGGGACTGGCGCGCCTGCGGGATGCCCCGGCGCGGGCCGGCGCCGGGGCCGAGGTCGTCGCGGTCGACCAGCGTCACCGTGTCGAAGTGGCGGGCCAGGGCGGCCGCGGCGAGCGAGCCGGCCAGCCCGGCGCCGAGCACCAGGGCGTGCCGGGTGGGTCCTGCGACCATGGGGGTCCTCTCTAGCGGCG
Protein-coding regions in this window:
- a CDS encoding TetR/AcrR family transcriptional regulator — encoded protein: MGRPPRLSREAIVEAAKRILAEEGAKNLSMRRVAKDLESTPMALYHHVKDKDELLLLLLEAHAGQFPRTDMPDDPRDHLIKAAQLLYDILADCPWIVEVLASDDLMAVSALWIVENIIDGAVRCGMTPEEAVYAYRVIWYYTAGELMLRVAREQRYARPDAGAHREKAFANLDPEQFPRLSSLSELWPALTSRDMHRPGLIAIVDGLLRQTVGR
- a CDS encoding cytochrome P450, coding for MTTAPLDLAALGDDFARDPYPVYTRLREQGPVHRVWMPEGAEVWLVVGYDEARAALSDTRLSKQWHSASESFPIKSPSGSHMMNSDPPQHTRLRRLVAGEFTPRRVEALRERVQQLTDELLEAVLARPGDRFDLVDDFAFPLPMAVICELLGVPFLDRAEVRRWADAAVSSSVPAERQAAARDAARFIDALIEQKRAEPGPDLLSALIRTTDTDGDRLSADELRGTVFLLIVAGHETTTNLIGNGAYALMAHPDQMAALRADPGLLDGAVEEMLRYDGPVESATFRFALEPISIGDVKIAPGEAVMVALNSANRDAGRFADPERFDIRRATTGHVAFGHGIHHCLGNALARMEVRIAFAGLLRAFARLELDAHPAALAWRHGILVRGPHHLPVRFTRA
- a CDS encoding alpha/beta fold hydrolase; the protein is MIEHHDVALSGVRLHVAEQGTGPLVVLLHGFPEFWYSWRHQLAGLAAAGYRVVAPDQRGYGRSDRPADVEAYTLPQLAGDVVGLIRALGEKQAFVVGHDWGALVAWAVATMRPDMVRAVAGVSVPPLAPRGPQPPLLAARERFGGRFYWNYFETPGVAEAEFGKDLGTTFRRMLFGASGSRPADAGPVAPLVPPGGGFLDLAPEPPVTLPPWLTEADIAAYVEAFTGSGFTGGLNWYRNLDRNWELTAVYDGAVITVPALFVIGERDKAFTGVAAMDAAVAALAPGHRGTVVVPGAGHWVQQESPEHVTGILREFLATA
- a CDS encoding NAD(P)/FAD-dependent oxidoreductase; the protein is MVAGPTRHALVLGAGLAGSLAAAALARHFDTVTLVDRDDLGPGAGPRRGIPQARQSHLLMGAGARAMERLVPGVLADLRGAGAHFLAAPTEVAFLTKYGWLPRTPHDEYVVCCGRDLLDRVVRDRVLARHRIDVLGAHDVVGLLGGPAAIDGAVLRDRRTGERSTVAADFVVAATGRSSRVASWLREVGLPEVPDEVVDAGTAYATRIFDAGLPPGRRPPAIVMIANVTGDAVGGVLLPIEDGLMTATMIGMRGSEPPTGDAEFLAFAKQLPHPGIADALAAAQPVGPARGFRGLVNRRSLFERLPTWPERFVAVGDAAAVLNPAHAHGMSVAAFGVAALAAGVGRHGNTPGLAGRVQRAVRRRGRDAWDLSVSDDLRHPRVLGPRPGPAGRLQNRYADRITHVATARPPVARALVDVIALAKPVSALLTPRLLWAAARGPDRTRRQEAGK